A genomic window from Pseudomonas leptonychotis includes:
- a CDS encoding acetate kinase encodes MPARNILVINCGSSSIKFALVNQDHTSFALSGIAERLGSADALVHWQQDGNKQSLTLPHADHSAALAQVLPLVQAAAGNTLQGIGHRVVHGGEHFTAACRLEHSSIAAIHATATLAPLHNPANLLGIDAAIKLFPSLPQVAVFDTAFHQTLPEHAYRYALPEQLYREHAVRRYGFHGTSYRFVSQRAAELTGLAFDASSWLVAHLGNGCSTCAIVDGQSRDTSMGLTPLEGVVMGTRSGDVDPNLHSHLARTLGWSLEQIEAVLNRDSGLLGLSGLSNDMRTLEQAREQGHAGATLAIEVFCYRLAKSLAAMSCALTQLDGLIFTGGIGENSALIRSKTIAHLKLLNLALDSQANANTVRGLAGPIQAHGHPRVLVVPTNEERQIALETLALLDT; translated from the coding sequence ATGCCGGCACGCAACATTCTAGTCATCAACTGCGGCAGCTCGTCGATCAAGTTTGCCCTGGTCAACCAAGACCATACGTCATTCGCCCTGAGCGGTATTGCCGAGCGCCTTGGCAGCGCCGACGCGCTGGTGCATTGGCAGCAAGATGGCAACAAACAGAGCCTGACGCTGCCTCACGCCGATCACAGCGCCGCCCTCGCCCAGGTATTACCTCTGGTTCAGGCCGCCGCTGGTAACACGCTACAGGGTATAGGTCATCGCGTGGTGCATGGCGGCGAGCACTTCACCGCCGCCTGCAGGCTGGAGCACTCGTCCATCGCCGCAATCCACGCCACCGCCACCTTGGCCCCACTGCATAATCCGGCCAACCTTCTGGGTATAGACGCCGCCATCAAGCTGTTCCCAAGCCTGCCCCAGGTGGCCGTGTTTGACACGGCCTTCCACCAGACCCTGCCCGAGCACGCTTATCGCTACGCTCTGCCTGAACAGCTGTACCGCGAACACGCTGTGCGCCGTTATGGTTTTCATGGCACCAGCTACCGCTTTGTCAGCCAACGCGCCGCCGAACTCACGGGGCTGGCCTTTGATGCCAGCAGCTGGCTGGTCGCGCATCTGGGCAACGGTTGCTCAACCTGCGCCATCGTCGATGGCCAGAGCCGCGACACCAGCATGGGCCTGACACCGTTGGAAGGTGTGGTGATGGGCACGCGCAGCGGCGATGTCGACCCTAATCTGCACAGCCATCTGGCGCGGACGCTGGGCTGGAGCCTGGAGCAGATCGAGGCTGTGCTCAATAGAGACAGCGGCTTGCTAGGCCTGTCCGGACTGTCGAACGACATGCGCACCCTGGAGCAGGCCCGTGAGCAGGGTCACGCCGGTGCGACCCTGGCCATTGAGGTGTTTTGCTATCGCCTCGCCAAGTCGCTGGCCGCCATGAGCTGCGCCCTGACCCAGCTCGACGGGTTGATCTTCACCGGCGGCATCGGCGAGAACTCCGCACTAATCCGCAGCAAGACCATCGCCCATCTCAAGTTGCTTAACCTGGCGCTCGACAGCCAGGCCAACGCCAATACCGTGCGCGGTTTGGCTGGACCTATCCAGGCCCACGGCCATCCGCGCGTACTGGTGGTGCCGACCAACGAAGAACGACAAATCGCCCTC
- a CDS encoding FKBP-type peptidyl-prolyl cis-trans isomerase — protein sequence MLIAANKAVSIDYTLTNDAGEVIDSSEGGAPLVYLHGAGNIIGGLEKALLGKQVGDELDVAVEPEDAYGEYSAELVATLNRSMFEGVDELEVGMQFHASGPDGGMQIVTVRELDGDDVIVDGNHPLAGQRLHFKVKVVDVRDASEEEVAHGHVHGEGGHHH from the coding sequence ATGCTGATCGCCGCCAATAAGGCCGTCTCCATCGACTATACCCTGACTAACGATGCCGGTGAGGTGATCGATAGTTCCGAAGGCGGCGCGCCGCTGGTTTATCTGCACGGTGCTGGCAACATCATCGGTGGTCTGGAAAAAGCCCTGCTGGGTAAGCAAGTTGGCGATGAGCTGGATGTCGCCGTTGAGCCGGAAGACGCTTACGGCGAATACAGCGCCGAACTGGTCGCCACCCTCAACCGCTCGATGTTTGAAGGTGTGGATGAGCTGGAAGTGGGCATGCAGTTCCACGCCTCCGGTCCCGACGGCGGCATGCAGATCGTGACCGTGCGTGAGCTGGACGGCGACGACGTGATCGTTGACGGCAACCACCCATTGGCCGGTCAGCGCCTGCACTTCAAAGTTAAGGTTGTTGACGTGCGTGATGCCAGCGAAGAAGAAGTTGCCCATGGCCATGTTCACGGTGAAGGTGGTCATCACCACTAA
- a CDS encoding nitroreductase family protein — MSLFPADTAISPANPAALRELIESRRAVRRFTAETVPDEVVRDCLELAVLAPNSCNLQPWSFQVIRDPALLARLHPICMSQNAAKAPLIIAVLARPDTWKQACQNVIDYWPEPEVPARIRSFYNKTAPFQYNQGPFGLLGLFKRQLLRVAAWRKPLMRAPNSRAQMRIWAVKSTALAAQNLMLAFQSHGYATCPMEGFDEVRLRKTLSIPRQALPIMLLAVGKQDEKGVYNPRLRFPLEQHVTWL, encoded by the coding sequence ATGAGTCTGTTTCCTGCCGACACTGCCATTTCCCCCGCCAACCCCGCTGCGCTGCGCGAGCTGATCGAGAGTCGCCGTGCAGTGCGTCGTTTTACCGCCGAAACAGTGCCCGATGAGGTGGTGCGAGATTGCTTAGAACTGGCGGTTCTCGCGCCCAACTCTTGCAACCTGCAGCCCTGGAGCTTTCAGGTGATTCGCGATCCCGCGCTGCTGGCACGCTTACACCCCATCTGCATGAGCCAAAACGCCGCCAAGGCACCCCTGATCATCGCCGTGTTGGCGCGGCCTGATACCTGGAAGCAGGCCTGCCAGAACGTAATCGACTACTGGCCAGAGCCCGAAGTGCCGGCGCGGATTCGCAGCTTCTATAACAAGACCGCACCCTTTCAATACAATCAGGGGCCATTTGGCTTGCTTGGATTGTTCAAGCGTCAGTTGCTGCGCGTTGCCGCCTGGCGCAAACCACTGATGCGCGCGCCCAACAGCCGCGCGCAGATGCGCATCTGGGCGGTGAAGTCCACGGCACTGGCGGCGCAGAATCTGATGCTGGCCTTCCAGAGCCATGGCTATGCCACCTGCCCGATGGAAGGCTTCGATGAGGTGCGCCTGCGCAAGACCCTGAGCATCCCGCGCCAGGCGTTGCCGATCATGCTGCTGGCGGTGGGTAAGCAGGATGAGAAGGGCGTGTACAACCCGCGCCTGCGCTTTCCGTTGGAGCAGCACGTCACCTGGCTATAG
- a CDS encoding glutathione peroxidase encodes MSAFHDLNLRALDGQELPLAPFKGQVVLVVNVASKCGLTPQYAALEKLYQQYKDQGFNVLGLPCNQFAEQEPDSEEAIREFCSLNYGVTFPLGSKLEVNGPERHPLYRLLAGEGAEFPGDITWNFEKFLVGHDGRVLARFSPRTTPDDPSIIQAIEKALG; translated from the coding sequence ATGAGTGCCTTTCACGACCTCAACCTACGTGCCCTGGATGGCCAAGAGCTGCCACTGGCACCCTTTAAGGGGCAGGTGGTGCTGGTGGTCAATGTGGCCTCCAAGTGTGGCCTGACGCCGCAGTACGCCGCCCTGGAAAAACTCTATCAGCAATACAAAGACCAGGGGTTCAACGTGCTGGGCCTGCCGTGCAACCAGTTTGCCGAGCAAGAGCCCGACAGCGAGGAAGCGATCCGTGAGTTTTGCAGCCTCAACTACGGCGTGACCTTCCCGTTGGGCAGCAAGCTTGAGGTGAACGGCCCTGAGCGTCACCCGTTGTACCGTTTGCTTGCGGGTGAAGGCGCCGAGTTTCCCGGTGATATCACCTGGAACTTCGAGAAGTTCCTGGTTGGCCATGACGGTCGCGTGCTGGCGCGCTTCTCGCCGCGCACCACACCGGATGATCCGAGCATCATTCAGGCCATCGAAAAGGCTTTAGGTTAA